The Gemmatimonadota bacterium genome contains a region encoding:
- a CDS encoding APC family permease, which translates to MESPATAGTRPPRYGPTKRHSRAERKPASTPPPVAIALESPRHPTKTEATTLPIESILKSIRLPGRGTGASVIQPTYRPTRERSRGRDRGIQDPPCSVDSDSIRRVGPAPALSVSPLFDGTSVSKPEAASQLHRVLGTGDLVLLNIAAIVSLRWLSTAAQIGPSSLVLWAMGLVFFFIPLAFAVLDLSARVPGEGGLYLWAKAGFGDVHGFVAGWSYWVVNVVFFPSALLFSAGVFLRVGGERWLPYSTSVGYNSVYCLTVLWAATALNILGLKRGKWLPNLGGMAAWTVATLVIGAGAVAWYRFGPATPFTAASLMPDFGARSTYAAFAIVAGALQGLELGPIMGGEIRDPARQLRRAAVIAGVIVTIIYMAGTASLLVALPTATIDVIAGIPQALAAIGERIGLPFFGPLTAGFLALASVGSFGAFLAGTARLPFVVGVDRYLPKALARLHPRHGSPYVALLTQSSAATLVFAAAMSGATVRDAFVVLVDMTIILSLLPLLYIFAAYPVLRERAARSDPSASSSRLGKLGCRVAGAVGFATTLMGITFSMVPPASDPNPRMFLVKVAGGCVFLIGIGLTLYWRGQRTGNLIKDR; encoded by the coding sequence TTGGAATCGCCCGCCACCGCAGGGACGCGCCCTCCCCGGTACGGCCCCACGAAACGCCACTCAAGGGCCGAGAGAAAGCCGGCGTCCACACCGCCGCCCGTGGCCATAGCACTGGAGTCGCCGCGGCATCCAACCAAGACGGAGGCGACGACGCTCCCGATCGAGAGCATCCTGAAGTCGATCCGACTTCCAGGTCGAGGAACTGGAGCTTCCGTCATCCAGCCAACCTACCGCCCGACGCGCGAGCGGTCGAGGGGCCGCGACCGGGGTATCCAAGATCCTCCTTGTTCGGTAGACTCCGATTCGATCCGGCGGGTAGGTCCGGCCCCTGCACTGTCTGTTAGCCCACTCTTCGATGGAACCAGCGTGAGCAAACCCGAAGCCGCTAGCCAACTGCACCGGGTCTTGGGCACCGGGGATCTGGTGTTGCTCAACATCGCCGCCATCGTCAGTCTGCGCTGGTTGTCGACGGCGGCGCAAATCGGCCCCTCGAGTTTGGTGCTGTGGGCCATGGGCTTGGTGTTCTTCTTCATCCCCCTGGCCTTCGCGGTCCTCGACCTGAGTGCCCGCGTCCCCGGCGAAGGCGGACTCTACCTCTGGGCCAAGGCCGGCTTTGGCGACGTCCACGGCTTCGTCGCCGGGTGGTCGTACTGGGTGGTCAACGTGGTGTTCTTCCCGTCCGCCCTGTTGTTCAGCGCCGGGGTGTTCCTCCGGGTCGGCGGCGAACGCTGGCTGCCCTATTCGACCAGCGTCGGGTACAACAGCGTCTACTGTCTGACCGTGTTGTGGGCGGCCACGGCCTTGAATATCCTCGGCCTCAAGCGGGGCAAGTGGCTCCCGAACCTTGGCGGAATGGCGGCGTGGACGGTGGCCACCTTAGTGATCGGCGCGGGTGCCGTAGCCTGGTATCGGTTTGGCCCGGCGACGCCCTTCACGGCGGCCAGTCTGATGCCTGATTTCGGCGCCCGGTCGACCTATGCGGCATTCGCGATTGTCGCCGGCGCGTTGCAGGGGCTCGAACTCGGCCCGATCATGGGTGGCGAGATCCGCGATCCGGCGCGGCAACTGCGCCGGGCCGCGGTGATCGCCGGGGTCATCGTCACGATTATCTACATGGCCGGCACGGCTTCGCTGCTGGTGGCGTTGCCGACCGCCACCATCGACGTGATCGCCGGGATTCCGCAAGCTCTTGCCGCCATCGGCGAGCGGATCGGTCTGCCGTTCTTCGGGCCGCTGACGGCGGGATTCCTGGCGCTGGCGAGCGTCGGAAGTTTCGGCGCCTTTCTGGCCGGTACCGCTCGCCTGCCATTCGTGGTGGGGGTGGATCGCTACCTGCCCAAGGCACTCGCGCGACTGCATCCCCGCCACGGCTCGCCCTACGTCGCCCTGCTGACCCAGAGTTCTGCCGCTACCCTGGTCTTCGCGGCGGCGATGTCAGGCGCAACCGTGCGCGACGCCTTCGTCGTGCTGGTCGACATGACCATTATCCTCTCGCTGCTGCCCTTGCTGTACATCTTCGCGGCCTATCCGGTCTTGCGGGAACGAGCCGCGCGGTCGGATCCCAGCGCGTCCTCGTCACGGCTTGGCAAGCTCGGCTGCCGGGTGGCGGGCGCCGTCGGGTTTGCCACGACCTTGATGGGCATCACCTTCTCGATGGTGCCACCCGCCAGCGACCCCAATCCCCGGATGTTCTTGGTCAAGGTGGCGGGCGGCTGCGTGTTCCTGATCGGCATCGGGCTGACGTTGTATTGGCGTGGCCAGAGGACCGGGAATTTAATCAAAGATCGTTAG
- a CDS encoding shikimate kinase, translating into MPRHLILIGLPGVGKTTIGHLVADQLDTHCTDIDPIIERATGMTIAELFGEEGEATFRAREHLAVLQSLGLPPHVVTPGGGWAVQPGNLDEVADRAWVIHLAVDPAVAAARLGAEARLRPLLAADPVRRLETLATERAPWYRKAHATVDVSQQTAQAAAAAVLELARTQADWP; encoded by the coding sequence ATGCCCCGACATCTTATCCTGATCGGCTTGCCCGGCGTCGGCAAAACGACCATCGGCCACCTGGTGGCCGACCAGCTTGATACCCATTGTACCGATATCGACCCGATCATCGAACGAGCCACCGGGATGACGATTGCCGAATTGTTTGGGGAGGAGGGCGAAGCCACCTTCCGGGCCCGGGAGCACTTGGCCGTGCTCCAATCGTTAGGCCTGCCGCCCCATGTAGTTACCCCAGGCGGTGGCTGGGCGGTCCAACCGGGGAACTTGGACGAGGTGGCGGATCGGGCCTGGGTGATCCATCTCGCCGTCGACCCCGCCGTGGCGGCTGCCCGACTGGGGGCCGAGGCCCGCCTCCGTCCGCTCCTGGCCGCCGACCCAGTCCGCCGGCTTGAGACCCTCGCGACGGAGCGGGCCCCCTGGTACCGGAAGGCCCATGCGACGGTGGACGTCTCCCAACAAACCGCCCAAGCCGCCGCTGCCGCCGTCCTCGAACTCGCCCGCACCCAAGCCGATTGGCCGTAA
- a CDS encoding chorismate synthase — protein sequence MHFRFTTAGESHGKALVALVEGVPAGLPLDAPWVNLELARRMQGYGRGARMKIEHDQIQFLSGVRAGTTLGSPIAMLIENRDWANWADIMAPEATDQPRRRQVTRPRPGHADLVGVLKYDRQDARDILERASARETAARVAAGAVAKRLLDACAIAIGSHVVSLGGIRVTAPNPLPRPLNATSDASPVRVLDPASEAAIIARIDQAKQDGDTLGGEIDVVADGLPLGLGSHVSWDRKLDGRLAGMLMSIPAVKGVEIGLGFEAARRPGSAVHDPIDPSAKSGFARRSNNAGGLEGGMTTGEPLVVRVAMKPIATLMTPLATVDLKTGQAAQAQSERSDVTAVPAMGVIAEALVAIVLADAMLEKFGGDSISEFTRNLDGYREAIRHRATTLGA from the coding sequence ATGCACTTCCGCTTCACCACCGCTGGGGAATCGCACGGCAAAGCCCTCGTCGCCCTCGTCGAAGGCGTCCCCGCCGGCCTCCCCCTCGACGCACCCTGGGTCAACCTCGAGCTCGCCCGCCGGATGCAGGGCTACGGCCGCGGCGCCCGGATGAAGATCGAACACGACCAAATCCAATTCCTCTCGGGCGTCCGCGCCGGCACCACCCTCGGCTCCCCGATCGCCATGCTGATCGAGAACCGGGATTGGGCCAACTGGGCCGACATCATGGCCCCCGAAGCCACCGACCAACCTCGCCGCCGCCAAGTCACCCGGCCAAGGCCCGGCCACGCCGACTTGGTCGGCGTCCTCAAATACGACCGCCAAGACGCTCGCGACATCCTGGAACGGGCCAGCGCCCGCGAAACCGCCGCCCGGGTCGCGGCCGGGGCCGTCGCCAAACGGCTCCTCGACGCCTGCGCCATTGCCATCGGAAGCCACGTCGTGTCGCTCGGCGGAATCCGGGTCACCGCCCCGAATCCGCTGCCACGCCCGCTCAACGCGACGTCCGATGCCTCGCCGGTCCGGGTCCTCGACCCCGCCTCCGAGGCCGCCATCATCGCCCGGATCGACCAAGCCAAGCAGGACGGCGACACGTTAGGCGGCGAGATCGACGTCGTCGCCGACGGTCTCCCACTCGGACTCGGCAGTCATGTCTCTTGGGACCGAAAACTCGACGGCCGCCTGGCCGGGATGCTGATGTCGATTCCGGCGGTCAAAGGCGTGGAAATCGGACTCGGCTTCGAGGCCGCCCGCCGCCCTGGGTCGGCGGTCCACGATCCGATCGATCCGAGTGCTAAATCCGGATTTGCGCGCCGGAGCAACAACGCCGGGGGCCTCGAAGGGGGGATGACCACGGGCGAGCCACTCGTCGTTCGGGTCGCCATGAAGCCGATCGCCACCCTGATGACTCCGCTCGCCACGGTCGACTTGAAGACCGGACAGGCCGCCCAAGCCCAAAGCGAACGGTCCGATGTGACCGCGGTGCCGGCTATGGGCGTCATCGCCGAAGCGCTGGTGGCCATCGTGCTCGCCGACGCCATGCTCGAGAAATTCGGGGGCGACTCGATCTCCGAATTCACCCGGAATCTCGACGGCTATCGCGAAGCCATCCGCCACCGCGCCACCACCCTCGGCGCCTAA
- a CDS encoding type II toxin-antitoxin system prevent-host-death family antitoxin produces MLAVGLKTLKNKLAEYVRLVAAGEVVLVTDRERVVAELIPPRAGRSDMAPDALLADAVRKGWVTAPLIVGPAPAAGPPVAPLATILSELDLDRGNR; encoded by the coding sequence ATGCTAGCGGTTGGCCTGAAGACCCTGAAGAACAAACTGGCGGAATACGTCCGCCTCGTTGCGGCCGGCGAAGTGGTCCTGGTTACCGACCGGGAGCGGGTCGTCGCCGAACTCATCCCGCCCCGGGCTGGAAGGAGCGACATGGCACCCGACGCATTGTTGGCTGACGCGGTCCGAAAGGGCTGGGTCACGGCACCCCTGATCGTCGGCCCGGCTCCGGCGGCCGGGCCTCCGGTGGCGCCCCTGGCCACGATTCTGTCCGAGCTTGACTTAGACCGCGGCAACCGGTGA
- a CDS encoding SDR family oxidoreductase yields the protein MDFTNQRVLVTGSSRGIGLAIAKAFLDAGARVAINGTSKQSVAAAMASLAAPEHTVAAPGNIGTVAGCESVVETAITAFGGLDVLVNNAGVGAGRPIAACDEAMWDAHADVNLKGLFFCCRAAIPALRQANGNIVNIASDAGLMGVPGITVYCGTKGGVVNMSRAMALEIAPDVRVNCVCPGYVDTDMIRKSNKAKADPAAAWQKMVDYAPLKRIGSPEEIAHAVLYLASSQARFITGIALAIDGGTTAGR from the coding sequence TTGGATTTCACGAACCAGCGTGTCCTGGTCACGGGGAGCAGCCGTGGTATCGGCCTTGCCATTGCCAAGGCATTTCTCGACGCGGGTGCTCGGGTCGCAATCAACGGCACCTCGAAACAGTCTGTGGCTGCGGCCATGGCAAGCCTGGCCGCTCCGGAACACACCGTCGCGGCGCCTGGAAACATCGGCACCGTTGCCGGTTGCGAGTCGGTGGTCGAGACGGCGATCACGGCGTTCGGGGGCCTCGACGTTTTGGTGAACAACGCTGGGGTCGGCGCGGGCCGGCCGATTGCGGCGTGTGACGAGGCGATGTGGGACGCGCACGCCGATGTCAATCTCAAGGGGTTGTTCTTCTGCTGTCGCGCCGCGATCCCCGCCTTGCGCCAGGCCAATGGGAATATCGTCAATATTGCGTCGGACGCCGGTTTGATGGGGGTGCCGGGCATTACCGTTTACTGCGGCACCAAGGGCGGCGTGGTGAACATGTCGCGGGCGATGGCATTGGAAATCGCCCCGGACGTGCGGGTCAATTGCGTCTGCCCGGGTTACGTCGACACCGACATGATTCGCAAGAGCAACAAGGCCAAGGCCGACCCCGCCGCGGCCTGGCAGAAGATGGTCGACTATGCCCCGCTCAAACGGATCGGGTCTCCTGAAGAGATCGCCCACGCGGTCCTCTACTTGGCGTCATCCCAAGCGCGGTTCATTACGGGCATCGCTCTCGCCATTGACGGCGGCACGACCGCCGGCCGTTAG
- a CDS encoding ornithine cyclodeaminase family protein, translating into MTMVFGLEAIKRLITTPPLIQAIEDGFVLYSDGKVVVPPVGFLHFDQPPGDVHIKYGYVRGDDIYVLKMASGFYDNAKLGVPVTDGVILVFSQQTGHLKMLLHDECWLTDMRTAAAGAVAARYLAPKNVRHIGIVGTGVQARMQLTLLRTVVDCRSCFVWGRDTAKVQAMIEDLNADASIQDWGLKIKAASDIGELASECRLIVTTTSAREALIRADQVQAGTHITAMGSDDHGKQELEAALLGKADRVVADSIAQCVDHGECFHAVKHGSIRADSILELGNVIKNPALGRTNDEQITVADLTGIAIQDIQIAKMVTSAYSKGDSRGG; encoded by the coding sequence ATGACTATGGTATTCGGACTGGAAGCGATCAAGCGGTTGATCACGACCCCACCACTGATCCAGGCGATCGAAGACGGCTTCGTTCTCTACTCCGACGGCAAGGTCGTCGTGCCACCGGTTGGCTTTTTGCATTTTGATCAGCCCCCAGGCGATGTGCATATCAAATATGGCTACGTGCGAGGCGACGACATTTATGTCTTGAAAATGGCGTCTGGCTTCTATGACAACGCGAAGCTGGGTGTGCCGGTGACCGACGGCGTCATTCTGGTTTTCAGCCAGCAGACCGGGCACTTGAAGATGTTGCTCCATGATGAATGTTGGCTCACCGACATGCGCACCGCGGCGGCCGGTGCGGTTGCCGCCCGCTATCTGGCCCCCAAAAATGTCCGTCACATCGGCATCGTCGGCACCGGGGTGCAAGCGCGGATGCAACTCACGCTGTTGAGGACTGTGGTCGACTGTCGCAGCTGTTTTGTTTGGGGTCGAGACACAGCCAAAGTCCAGGCGATGATCGAGGACCTCAACGCCGACGCCTCGATTCAGGACTGGGGTCTTAAGATCAAAGCGGCGTCTGATATCGGGGAACTGGCGTCAGAGTGCCGGCTCATCGTGACCACGACGTCGGCCAGGGAGGCGCTGATTCGGGCGGACCAGGTCCAGGCGGGTACCCATATCACGGCCATGGGTTCGGATGACCACGGCAAGCAGGAATTGGAGGCCGCGCTGCTCGGGAAGGCGGATCGGGTGGTGGCAGACAGCATTGCCCAATGCGTCGATCACGGGGAGTGCTTTCATGCCGTGAAGCACGGCAGCATCCGAGCCGACTCAATTCTCGAATTGGGCAACGTCATCAAGAACCCGGCCCTGGGTCGAACCAACGACGAGCAGATTACAGTGGCAGACCTGACGGGTATTGCGATCCAGGATATTCAAATTGCCAAGATGGTTACCAGCGCTTACAGCAAGGGAGACTCACGTGGCGGTTGA
- a CDS encoding PIN domain-containing protein gives MIYLDTSVALAHLMAEDRRPPESIWNEPLISSRLLEYEVWNRLHSRGLGSSHRAAAEVLLGRLAFVEFLRPVLTRATEAFPAPVRTLDGLHLASMDFLVRQGQRIRLASYDQRLNTAALKAGIELHPLQ, from the coding sequence GTGATCTACCTCGACACCTCGGTGGCGCTGGCCCATCTCATGGCAGAGGATCGGCGGCCGCCGGAGTCGATCTGGAACGAACCGCTCATCAGCAGCCGGTTACTCGAATACGAGGTCTGGAACCGACTCCACAGCCGGGGGCTCGGATCGTCCCATCGGGCGGCCGCCGAGGTGTTACTCGGGCGGCTGGCGTTCGTGGAGTTCCTTCGGCCGGTTTTGACTCGGGCTACCGAGGCCTTCCCCGCTCCGGTCCGCACCCTCGACGGACTCCACTTGGCCTCGATGGACTTCCTGGTCCGACAGGGCCAGCGAATCCGTTTGGCGAGCTACGACCAACGCTTGAATACGGCGGCCTTGAAGGCCGGCATCGAACTACATCCCCTTCAGTAA
- a CDS encoding pyridoxal-phosphate dependent enzyme yields the protein MRSRIFKLPRWLPALTARETHVAVEQRDQLDVPTLVQQAYERTKAYLSPTPLEFSGYLSDQIEAEVWLKLDLVQKTGSFKYRGAINKILSLTEAELDQGVVSTSTGNYALAVAEAMRQRGRRATIYVARDMDESRLNILRSAGLDLVIFGDLAWDAEEEARRVGEEEGKIYVSPYNDPLVVGGQGTCGYEISQQLPDLDAAFFACGSGGLLTGSAGWLKSYNPKIEAYGVSPANSPVMHESMRANRIVRTEMYPTLADTCAGSVDPDSITLELCQRHVAEIVLLSEKEIEASIRLLFEHHRLVSEGSGALGVGGLLKRKERFKGKKVVAVVCGRNIDLDVFKRIVA from the coding sequence TTGCGATCCAGGATATTCAAATTGCCAAGATGGTTACCAGCGCTTACAGCAAGGGAGACTCACGTGGCGGTTGAACAGCGGGACCAGCTGGACGTACCGACACTGGTACAACAGGCGTACGAGAGGACCAAGGCCTATCTCTCGCCCACACCGCTCGAGTTTTCTGGTTACCTGAGCGACCAGATCGAAGCTGAGGTGTGGCTCAAGTTGGATTTGGTGCAGAAGACCGGCTCCTTCAAATATCGCGGGGCGATCAACAAGATTCTGTCACTCACGGAAGCGGAACTCGACCAGGGGGTCGTGTCGACCTCGACCGGCAACTACGCGCTCGCGGTCGCCGAGGCGATGCGCCAGCGGGGCCGCCGGGCCACGATCTACGTTGCCCGCGACATGGACGAGTCGCGCCTGAATATCCTAAGGTCCGCTGGCCTCGACTTGGTCATTTTTGGCGACCTTGCATGGGATGCTGAGGAAGAGGCCCGCCGGGTGGGCGAGGAGGAGGGCAAGATTTATGTGTCGCCCTACAACGATCCGCTGGTGGTGGGCGGTCAGGGTACCTGCGGCTACGAGATCTCGCAGCAACTTCCGGATCTGGACGCGGCCTTCTTTGCCTGCGGTTCGGGTGGGTTGCTGACCGGTTCGGCGGGTTGGCTCAAGTCCTACAACCCCAAGATCGAAGCCTATGGCGTGTCACCGGCGAACTCGCCAGTAATGCACGAGTCCATGCGAGCCAACAGGATCGTCAGGACCGAGATGTACCCGACCCTGGCGGACACCTGTGCAGGAAGTGTGGATCCAGATAGTATCACCCTGGAACTCTGCCAACGACACGTGGCTGAGATCGTACTGCTGTCTGAAAAGGAAATTGAAGCGTCGATCCGCCTGTTGTTCGAACACCATCGACTGGTGTCCGAAGGATCCGGCGCGTTGGGTGTCGGGGGTCTGCTCAAGCGGAAAGAGCGCTTCAAGGGGAAGAAAGTCGTCGCGGTGGTCTGTGGGCGGAACATCGACCTCGACGTGTTCAAGCGAATTGTCGCCTAA
- a CDS encoding methylenetetrahydrofolate--tRNA-(uracil(54)-C(5))-methyltransferase (FADH(2)-oxidizing) TrmFO, with protein sequence MTPGPRHSALGTRHSATVVGGGLAGAEAAWALAERGVEVTLLEMRPAVPTAAHQTGRLAELVCSNSFKSVETANAHGLLKAELRSLGSILLTAADQARVPGGSALVVDREVFSQTIDDQIRSHPNIRVVAEEATELPRPGIVATGPLTSEKLAVAIAAELGQESLAFYDAIAPIVSAESLDQSILYAMSRYGKGDGDDYLNAPMTKPEYEAFLKALGEADQFTAHEFDKVPYFEGCLPVEEMARRGVETLRFGPMKPVGLPDPRTGRIPHAVVQLRREDKAAQMWNLVGFQTRLRIPEQQRVFRMIPGLAAAEFFRFGSIHRNSYINSPAALGPGLTRGTTFFAGQLTGVEGYTESLGTGILAGINLHRALTGRPPVIPPPTTMLGALYRYLAEADPKHFQPMNANFGLVEPLPDGTPKHERRAKLVERAERDFATWRASL encoded by the coding sequence ATGACACCCGGTCCTCGGCACTCGGCGCTCGGCACTCGGCACTCGGCCACGGTGGTGGGGGGTGGGTTGGCGGGGGCGGAGGCGGCGTGGGCGCTGGCGGAGCGGGGGGTGGAGGTGACACTGCTCGAGATGCGGCCTGCGGTTCCGACGGCGGCGCATCAGACTGGACGGCTCGCGGAATTGGTCTGTAGCAACTCGTTTAAGTCGGTGGAGACGGCCAACGCGCACGGGTTGCTCAAGGCGGAGCTTCGCTCGCTCGGGAGCATCCTCCTCACCGCGGCCGATCAGGCTCGGGTGCCGGGGGGAAGCGCGCTGGTGGTGGATCGGGAGGTCTTTTCCCAAACCATCGACGACCAGATCCGGAGCCATCCCAACATCCGGGTCGTGGCCGAGGAGGCGACGGAGCTGCCCCGGCCCGGCATCGTCGCCACCGGGCCGCTCACCTCCGAGAAGTTGGCCGTCGCCATTGCCGCCGAGCTCGGCCAAGAGTCACTGGCGTTCTATGACGCGATTGCCCCGATCGTCTCGGCCGAGAGCCTCGACCAATCGATCCTCTATGCCATGTCCCGCTACGGCAAGGGTGACGGCGACGACTATCTCAACGCGCCGATGACCAAGCCGGAGTACGAGGCTTTCCTGAAGGCGTTAGGCGAGGCCGACCAGTTCACGGCCCACGAGTTCGACAAAGTCCCCTACTTCGAAGGCTGCCTCCCGGTCGAGGAAATGGCCCGGCGCGGGGTCGAAACCCTCCGGTTCGGTCCGATGAAGCCGGTCGGGCTCCCCGATCCCCGGACCGGCCGGATTCCCCACGCCGTCGTCCAGCTCCGCCGGGAAGACAAGGCGGCGCAGATGTGGAACTTGGTCGGGTTCCAGACCCGGCTCCGGATCCCCGAACAGCAGCGGGTGTTCCGGATGATCCCGGGCCTGGCCGCCGCCGAGTTCTTCCGGTTCGGGAGCATTCACCGGAACTCCTATATCAATAGCCCCGCGGCGCTGGGGCCGGGGCTCACCCGGGGCACCACGTTCTTTGCCGGCCAGCTGACCGGGGTCGAGGGTTACACCGAATCGTTAGGCACCGGCATCCTGGCCGGGATCAACCTCCACCGGGCCCTGACCGGGCGGCCCCCGGTGATACCCCCGCCGACCACGATGCTCGGCGCCTTGTACCGGTACCTCGCCGAGGCGGATCCGAAGCACTTCCAGCCGATGAACGCCAACTTCGGCTTGGTCGAGCCGCTGCCGGATGGGACGCCCAAGCACGAACGCCGGGCCAAATTGGTGGAACGCGCCGAGCGCGATTTCGCGACCTGGCGGGCCTCGCTGTGA